One window of the Devosia sp. 2618 genome contains the following:
- a CDS encoding acyl-CoA dehydrogenase: MTQPLPLRRPALDIGSTLPEALLAEFAAASSRRDAERALPYEAVEQLKQSRFGAIRLPVELGGAGATLEESVGAILQLAIADSNIAHIWRNHFMLVERLTLHGVTNPVLRQLRDDVANGALIGLAGAEAVRTQAGGSIASGSKVVADGEGYRFSARKVYSTGSIFADWIVTYGELEDGTRVNIVVPRSREGITLIDDWDGMGQRLTGTGTTIFDNVAIAANEIVHPSDLKPHLNFMSSTIAQLVLTTVISGIAAAIARDATAVLRNRDRTFYYAPTELAKEDPILLTLLGQLEAEAFGVEAIVLSAARYLDRAALAIDGAEDALPAVEASALAAAKAKVVVDALAQRAGGALFDVAGASATLRSLNLDRHWRNLRTVASHNPASYKAFVVGNHVLNGVPVPAQGLF, from the coding sequence ATGACCCAACCTCTGCCACTACGCCGCCCAGCTCTCGATATCGGGTCGACGCTCCCAGAAGCCCTTCTGGCTGAGTTTGCCGCTGCATCGTCACGACGCGACGCAGAGCGCGCGCTGCCCTATGAAGCTGTCGAGCAGCTCAAACAAAGCCGCTTCGGCGCTATCCGTTTGCCGGTGGAGTTAGGCGGGGCCGGCGCAACGCTCGAAGAGAGTGTCGGTGCGATCCTGCAGTTGGCCATCGCCGATAGCAATATTGCCCATATCTGGCGCAACCACTTCATGCTGGTCGAACGTCTGACCCTGCATGGCGTGACCAATCCTGTGCTGCGCCAGCTGCGGGATGATGTTGCCAATGGCGCTTTGATCGGCCTGGCGGGCGCAGAAGCCGTCCGTACGCAGGCCGGTGGCTCGATTGCCTCCGGTAGCAAGGTCGTTGCCGATGGCGAAGGGTACCGTTTCTCGGCGCGGAAGGTCTATTCAACGGGGTCGATCTTTGCCGACTGGATCGTCACCTATGGCGAGCTTGAAGACGGCACGCGCGTCAACATTGTGGTGCCGCGCTCCCGCGAAGGGATCACGTTGATCGATGACTGGGACGGCATGGGCCAACGCCTCACCGGCACTGGAACGACCATATTCGACAATGTGGCCATCGCGGCCAATGAGATCGTTCACCCGAGCGATCTCAAGCCGCACCTCAATTTCATGAGCTCCACCATTGCGCAGCTGGTGCTGACGACCGTTATCTCTGGCATTGCAGCTGCCATAGCGCGGGACGCGACCGCCGTGCTGCGCAATCGCGATCGTACTTTTTACTACGCCCCCACAGAACTGGCCAAGGAAGACCCGATCCTGCTGACCTTGTTGGGACAGTTGGAAGCGGAGGCCTTCGGCGTCGAGGCAATCGTGCTTTCGGCCGCTCGATATCTTGACCGCGCGGCGTTGGCGATCGATGGCGCTGAAGACGCGCTGCCGGCCGTCGAGGCCAGTGCTCTGGCAGCCGCCAAAGCCAAGGTCGTGGTTGATGCATTGGCGCAACGAGCAGGCGGGGCGCTGTTTGACGTTGCCGGCGCATCGGCGACGCTGCGCAGCCTCAATCTTGATCGGCACTGGCGCAATCTGCGCACCGTCGCCTCGCATAATCCAGCAAGCTACAAGGCCTTTGTCGTCGGCAATCATGTGCTGAATGGCGTGCCTGTTCCTGCCCAAGGCCTGTTCTAG